TGATTGACTAAACTTGGGCTTCAGCTCTTAAAGATAAGGCAACTTGAAAGGTTTAGTTGCTGGGCACAAGCAACATGACATGGATAGTTTCTTGTCGTGATTTCTCTCCCAAAACATTTCGTTGGAATAGAATACATATTTAGTACATATGAAAAGAAAATTAGGGATAATGTATCTGAAAAATTGTTTCTAGAATTGTAataccctgattagtcccacattgaaagtgggcaggactaagattgacttataagggttatgtTGAGGTTTAATGAAGATATCAAGTCTTTTGAGTGGGGTTGATTGTAACACTCCTGATTAtaaaggtctgatgagtgtaggtttagaccaaacaaagttgataggccagttaaccCATCAGGCCCGGGTCATGACAAGAATAGTTTATCAATAAAGGGATGAttttattgaaaaattaaaattttaagatgagtttagagaaaaaaaaaaacccctgAGAATTTTTTAAATAGCATCCCAATCTtggataatttattttttaaaataatcattTTGCCTTCCTTAGTCATTACCTTTTGTTTCGCCAATCACCCCTTTTTCATCGCACCGATGACCCCTCTTCGTTAGACCCACATAACAATGGAGGTTACGAGTGAAGGTGAGTCACCTCCCCTCCTTCCTCATCGGTGGTCAACGACGAGAAAGGGGTCTGAGGAGGCTAAACCGCTATGGACGAGAGCAAGTCGTGTCCACTCCTTCCTCGCACGTGACCGATGGTAAAAGATGTTGCAAGTGACAATGATAGCGATGGTTGCGAGGTCCAATGGGGTTTGACAAAGAGACTCGCTAAAAAATAAGGACAGTTGGTGGGCGAAAGTAATGACAATTCTAATGAAGGTACAAGTAAAATGATCTTTTAATACGATTAGAGGTacttttatgaaaaaattttaaagttAGGGTATTCTATGAAAAATTCTTAAATTCaaacattttttttcaaaaatttacccAACTTTTTATTCAACAAAGCCATGTCTTTATTGAAAAATTATTGATTTTATTCAAGTTTTAGCCTCCATTCAAAACTGTTTTTTATTTAATTCTTTAAATCAATTTACTAAATCGATTTGGTTCATTGAATTGATTCACTAAATCGACTAGACCCTAAATCGGTTCAGGTGAACCCTTATCCTTCTCTTTTAAGGTCGTTCCTTTTTTCTTTCTCCGTCAccttttcttcatcttcttttctcttcttattGTCTTTTTTTTATACTTGACTTAGTGACAGAGGGGCAagctaaaaaaagaaagaagaaaaaattaaATCGAATTGGTCTtcgatttaatcaaaattaatataaaaactaCCTAATAATCCTAAAAGTTCAAGGGTATATTTATCCATTCATGAAAATATTTTTGGATAAATTCTAAAGATTACTATTTACAACCCTAACTTTATCATTTACAatcttattttaataatttttaatataaataaactgTCCCTTTATAAATGTACCAatattcttcaattctttctcctttttttcttttattattttcttctcctccttttcatAACTATCATCTTCTTATTCTCCTCCTTTTCCGTAGACAACAAAGTTGAGGGGAATGACATAAgtaaaaaatcaatgacaatgacttTCTCCTCTTTCGCACCTAGTAGAGTCGATGGTATAAGTGAAAGATCGACGACAAGCGGGTCAGTTGGGGCTGATGATCGGTGACAATGATTTTCATTTCTTTTGCAACCAATAGAGCCAGTAATGATGTAAGTGAAAGATTAGTGGCAAGAGGGCAGGCTGCGGTTGATGATCGATAAGGCTTTCTCTTATTCCGTAGCTAGTGAAGCTGGTGATGTCATCAATAGAAGATCAACGATAGGCGAGGTAGGCTAGGGAAGACGATCACAACAATGACTTCTTCCTTCTGTAGCTGGTACAAATAGCAGTGATGATATCAATGGAAGATTATCAGTAAATGGGTAAGCTAAGGATGGCGATCAATCACAATGAGTAATGAGGGCAAGGTTGGGGGTGCTTCAATttcgaggaagaaaaaaaaaaagaagaagaaggttaaAATAAAATTAGAGAGGTTATGAGgagtaaattattattattaatctaaGGGATAATTAATAGTAAGTATGTGGTTTTAAATAATAAGCTCCTAAATTCTCAACAGAAAGGTGTGTGCTCCGGTAAAACTAATTCATaagaactttatatatatataaattattaaaaaatcaattcGAATCGTTTTAGAGTAATGAAGAACTTGGATGCCAgtcatatatttatattatcactTGGCAACATTAAATAGATAACaagtaacataaataaataaatgaagcaaaatagaaaaaaaaataaagattaacaTATATAAAGATGAAAATTATTTGACAATGTAATTATAAAAaatcatctttaaaaaaaaatacgaTCGAACACAACACCTTATTAATTATTATGTTTCTTTTGTAATTGGGTCCATATAAAAAGGCCAGAAATTAtaatgagaagacaacttttgaacGGATAAGTAGTAAGCCCCAGAATCGTCCGCGAAGGAGACAGAACCACTCATGGCATTCTTCTTGATCTAAGTAGTAAGCCTCGAATTATAGTGTTTGTACTTTATTGCTTCAGTTAAAAGATTTCTATTTTGTTCGTCTCCCTCCCTCTTTTGGTTTTACTTTTTTGCACCTATTGCCTATGTTTTCACCCAATTCTCATCACATTAATTTCAAGAACACTGAAAATAGTGtcaattaaagaagaagaaatataattatataattatatatattttttatatttatgctttgcatGAACATTCTCTCATATCGAGTCAAAGTCTCAATTAGGATGGTATAAGAGTTTGCAATCTGTTTTCATGACTTCATCGACCGTATAACGATAGAACATAAAGGGATTCGGTCCAATTACAGATACGACTTGGGTCACGAATGAGTACTCTGGTCGTGGAGGAAACGTGCTCGCCAACTCGCGCATCTTGACCGTCCAAACGCACGTTCTCGCATCGTCAGCCGTGGATCTGACCCGACCTACTTGCTCTTAAAATACGAAAACCCTCATAAACAAACCACGTCATCGTTTTCCATGCTCCGACATCCAGCAAATATTTGGGGTTAAGGAATTAAGATGCCCTGCAATCGCGTTTGCAACGGTGTCTTGACAACTAATCGTATGTCGTCCACAATAACGCCGTCCCGTCAACATTGACGTTTAGATGGGTAACGAAAATGAGTCGTCACCTAGCACGGCCATTTGTGCAGCAGATCCCGTGGTCAAGAAGCTCATCGCCTTAAAACACCCGAATTCGATCCCTGGCGACGTCCTGACTTGTTCGAGTTGCTTGATTCAGTACGGTTCTCGCTTGGCTCAATTCCAAGCATTCGAATGTTTATCTCTTGTTTTCGTCTTCTGGAAGCGTTATTGATTATTCGTCATTTCTCAGCTTCTTTTCTTTGGATTTTGGGTGAAATTTCGAGTCGGCGACTTGTTTTCTTCCTCCAGAACAGAATCTTTTTTTTGGTGTTTTGTGGGTTTTTGATTTGATTCTGTAGATTCCTTCCCAGTCCTTGCGGAGTTGGTTGATGTGGATTGGCTAACATGTTccttaattttagatttttattgaaTAGTATTTCTTCTCGAGGAATTATGGTCTCGGAAATGAATTGTATGTATATCTAATGGTTGTTTCGATATGATTTCGGGGGTTTCCCTTGTTGTTACTCGATGTTTCTTTGGGGGAAAAGATCTAATCTATGAGTTGAGTTACTTTATCAaaagatctaatctatgtttcttTGGTTTTGTGTGTTGAAAATTCATCATGAAACCTTCGTTTATTTGAGATTTGTTAGTTTACGACTTTCGGTGGTGGATATTTGATTCTGAGGTCTGGTTCTTGAAATATCTGCTTATTTATTGGCATGGTAATGGTTGAAAATTCGTCATGAAACCTTCGTTTATTTGAGATATGTTAGTTTACGACTTTCGGTGGTGGATATTTGATTCTGAGGTCTGGTTCTTGAAATATCTGCTTATTTATTGGCATGGTAATGGATGACTCTGTGTGATGAAAATTCGTCATGAAACCTTTGTTTATTTGAGATTTGTTGGTTTACGACTTTCGGTGGTGGATATTTGATTCTGAGGTCTGGTTCTTGAATATTTGCTTATTTCTTGGCATGGTAATGGTTGAAAATTCGTCATGAAACCTTCGTTTATTTGAGATTTGTTAGTTTACGACTTTCGGTGGTGGATATTTGATTCTGAGGTCTGGTTCTTGAAATATCTGCTTATTTATTGGCATGGTAATGGATGACTCTGTGTGATGAAAATTCGTCATGAAACCTTTGTTTATTTGAGATTTGTTGGTTTATGACTTTCGGTGGTGGATATTTGATTCTGAGGTCTGGTTCTTGAATATTTGCTTATTTCTTGGCATGGTAATGGTTGAAAATTCGTCATGAAACCTTCGTTTATTTGAGATTTGTTAGTTTACGACTTTCGGTGGTGGATATTTGATTCTGAGGTCTGGTTCTTGAAATATCTGCTTATTTATTGGCATGGTAATGGTTGAAAATTCGTCATGAAACCTTCGTTTATTTGAGATTTGTTAGTTTACGACTTTCGGCGGTGGATATTTGATTCTGAGGTCTGGTTCTTGAAATATTTGCTTTTTTCTTGGCATGGTAATGGATGACTGCAGGAGTTTGCCCGCGATGAGGTCGCATGGCTTGATTCTGTTGGCGATTGTATTGGCCTTATATTGCTGTTCCACAACGGGGCACAACGGAGAACAGCCCCTTTCAAAAATTGCCATCCGTAAGACTACATTGGCTACGACTGTCGCAGCTCGTATCAGAGCCTCTCCCTTGGTACTTGGGCTGCAGGTATGCCTTTAGAATTTGCATGAGTTTTTTTGGGAACTTTATGAATCCTCTGAGCTTACCATGAGCTTTACATTTGACATGTGGTTTCATGTCTAAATAAACAAAACCACTTCGGACATTGGCATCCATCATATTGGGTTAAATTGTTAATGATGAATGGCCGTGTCAGATTTGAGCCGGCATCTAAACAAGTAGGGTTATATCAGATACTTTTGACAAGCTTTCTGCATATATGAAGGCAAGAGACAAATGCATCGTGATTGAATTGCTTAGTGGACGACTGGATCAAAGTTTTTACTTTTGGATCAGATTTCAGATACATTGGTAGACTGCATACAGGGGATGAGATGTGACTATATTACACAATCCTTCAAAACTTGGTGATTTGTTCCTAAATAATGCAACATTAACATAAAAACAGAAAATTGACAATCTCATGTAGCAAACTTTTGTGTCGCAAATAACCAACTGGTTGTAGTTCTTATGGGTCTGAAAAAAAACTTATAAAACATAACATTGTAGAATCAGGGaaagatattatatatttatagttttagtCTTGATTACATGGAATTCTTTATCATGTAACAGGGTCAAACTAGCGAGTGGGTAACTGTGAAATTCAGCCACCCAAATCCATCAAACGATGATTGGGTAGGGGTTTTCTCTCCTGCAAATTTCAGGTAATAGCATTTTCTGGATCATGTGTTGATTACTTGATTACTTACATGAACTTGGTTCCTGAAGATGCAAAAAAGTATGAACAAATTTTACTCATATTGCAGATTTTTTAGCTTAAAGCTTAAATAACTAGTGTTGTCACTTTGTTTGACTAGTCAAATATGAAGAAATAGGAATCAAGCATAGTCCTTAAACATGTAGTTCTTTGATAACCTTGACTGATAACTTTCACTGTTTAATTCTCAGTGCAACAACATGTGAGAAAGAAAATTTTAGAGAATATGAGCCTCTACTATGTACAGCCCCCATTAAGGTTAGTAGCTGCCTTATATAATGGCTCCTCTACTGGGTtgttgaataaaaaaaattatattttcttattgATGTTGTTGTATAATAACTGCTGAATATGTACCTATTTTGCAGTATCAGTATGCAAATTATAAAAATGACGACTACAACAAAACTGGAAGGGGATCTCTGAAGCTTCAATTGATCAATCAAAGAGCAGATTTTTCTTTTGTACTGTTCTCTGGTGGTATTTCAAATGTATGTCACTAAATGGATACACTGGTAGTTGATTTTTAAGATCCCTCTCTTAGAGTTATCAGAAATAACTATTGTGTATGCTGTCCAGTTCTATGTTATTTTTTAAGCTTCGTGGTGGACTTTATCATAAAGCATTTTGAGTTCATAAATTTCATTTTATCAGAGATTAGCACAAGATTCAAAATTTTAAGTCCACCTGCACATGATTCCTCTTTTTTCAATTAAGTTATACCATTAGGATCTCAtggaatttggatgaaaaatggaCTAGTCTCTGAAATATTATGATCAAATTTTGAAACATCTGTTAGGTAATCATACAATTTTGTCATCATAGAATATAAAGACACTGAATCGTTTTTGTGCAGGCAACAAACAAATTACTAGTATTACCCATAGGAGGAAGACATACTAGTCTATTCTCTTTTTGCTTTTCAATCCCAGGCCTGATTATATGtttaatttgatatattttttttcaaccaAGAATGTGCATATTGCCGACTAATGATTCTTTTGGGAATAACAGCCCAAGCTTGTCGCAGTCTCTAACACCATTAGTTTTGCCAATCCGAAGGCCCCTGTTTACCCTCGTCTGGCTCAAGGAAAATCCTGGAACGAGGTAAGCTGCATCTTCTTTGATTTATTCCTTGGATTAGTTCTTTGATTCTATTTGCATGCTCACTTCTTGAAGTTCTAGTTTATTTTACACAAAATTTGAAGTGCTTGCATGAAAAATTGAAAGGCATAAAAGATGTTCTATACAGACATCTTTGATGCGCAAGTCTTAAAGAATAAAGCTCAACAATCTCGATAACCCttgcttgtttttatttttcaagaaagCAATCTAACATATGTGCTATTGTGAAATTAATGATTCCCAGTTTAGGTTCTTTATTGAGTATGCTCCTTGAAAAGTTCTTTATTTACTTGGACAagttagtataattcttcctctaATTAATTCCACTATTTAGCATCGCTGTGGTTGCATGGACTTAAATTGTGAAGGGTGCCATAATTACACCGGAAGAGGTAGTACAACATGCCATGCAACTTTGACTGTTTTAGAGGTGATGAGAACTTTTTTGTCAAATTTTCAAATCAAATCAAGTATCACTTGGCAGCCACTGTTTACACAATTTGGCCAAGACTCATAGGAATCAGCTGATGGAGATTTCAGAAATCTATTAGATACTAGAGGTATGCATGAGAAAAAGGTGGTTTTTGTGCATGGATGTGATCCATGATATTAGCCATATAGATAATATAAAAGAAAGAGAATATGTGAACCAAGGCTTTTAATTTTGTATCGTACTTGCTCAGTACGGTATGTATCGACATACTGagtagcaaggtatgcaataccgtaccgtaccagtatttcgaggttggctcagtacgatacggtaccggtgtatcgagcggtacactaggGCATACTGAACGGTACACCAGGGTTTACCGAGCGATTTCCTCttattgtagcactgtagcattgtAAGAGCGATTTCCTCTTATAATCAGtatattactgtagcactgtagcacagtCCGTCCAGTAGTgggcggtccgcgtatcggtatgccgtcagaccgatacgtaccgcacgTACCGGGCTgtgccattcgaaattgcataccatgctgaGTAGTACGTcaagcgtaccgagcggtacgcctaaaataggcataaaatCCTCCTAAAACATAtgagaaatagaaaaaaaaagttaggatacggTTTTTAAGtcagaaataaatatacatttagtatagttttagcaaaactaatgtaaattaggtaagaatagtgccacatatctttttcgggctttgaggagtagccttatgcaaggttcgtaattttggTTTGTTCTGGATCATCAAATcgttgctttgttgagtttagaagagtgaaaatgtgagaataagaaaGAGATTACAAGTAAAAATGAGTTTGAgaaagtttaagagagtatgaaagTGAAATGGTTGAAAGAGGGTGGAGGAAAGGGTTTTAAAACCCTTTATGAtgcctccaacggtcaaattgaccatttgaaaATCGATATAAATCAGTAACGATCGGTTTCAACCATTATCGCCTAGTACAGGCGATACGGGGCCAAGATTTTGGTACCACCTAGTAGCGAGCGGTCCACGTGCCGATAGGTTGGcagactggtatgtaccgcccgtatcagGCGGTCCggtacgaaattaaaaaccttgttaTGAACTTATAATGTGTTTATGCATTCAGATCCAAATAAGCATGTGAGATGTAATTGGTTATTTAGAGAGGAAGTTGTAAGTTCAATCAGTTGCTTTGGTCCATTTGATTAAATGCTTGCAACCAAGTCAGATTGAAGGACAGTTGTCCACATTGTGCAAACAAGATAAAACTAGAAGAATTTATCAATTTTGCTTATTGTGAAAACAAGACAAAAATTTTGAAGAAAAGGACAAATTTCACAATGTGCAGGAAGGACAAGTTGGGTATGCTTTGGACTACTTTCTGATAGTAAGGTGGTAGTTCATTTTAACATTGCCGTCATTTTTTATCCATTTGTTGTTGCATGCAGCTATTATGTTTTGTTGTTCAGAATCTGACTTGGTGGACATGAAACCAGATGGCTGTTACTTGGACAAGTGGATATAGTACAGAAGAGGCAGTACCTTTTGTTGAGTGGGGTGAACTAGGAGGACCCCAAATACGTTCAGCGGCTGGGACTTTAACCTTCAGTAGAGCCCACATGTGTGGTAAGCTTTGTTCCCCTCACTTCCTCCCTCCCTTCATCTTTTATATGTAAGAATTAAGAACTTTATACTTGTCATGCCAGTATCTGATGTTAgttttattgtaaaagaaaaagtaggaaactTCATTATTCTGTGTGTGTATATCAGTGCTTCCAAACTGGAGAAAGATGAATATGGCCAACATGGAATGTGCGACTGGCAGAGCACCTTGCATTTCCTTTAGCAAATGATCACTTAGCAAGAAAGAGTATGACAGAAACACTAGAAAGTCACATATGTAAGATCGAGAATCAATAGTTTCAGAATGTTGTGCACTAGAAATCATGCCGGCATACTGTACCATTCTTTGAATGGTACAGTATACCAGTGCGCTAGAAACCATATTGGCATACTGTGCCATTCTGTCAGTGGACCGTAGATGGGATGCACTGGTATTTGAGTTTTCTGGCAAAACACCATCTGCCATCCAGCATCTTGTGAGGGACAATGGTTTCCTAGAGCATTGTAGTTAAGTTACTAACACTCAGACCACCTTTCTCGGCTTCCACTCTGTTGAGAAGCTTTTATACAATTGGCCATCTTTTTGTCATGCAATTGTTTGTTACTTGTTCTTGGGGTCAATTCTTATTGTAATTTGAACTTTTCTAATAATTGTTTGCAGATTCACCTGCACGAACTGTGGGATGGCGTGATCCTGGTTTCATCCACACAAGTTTTCTGAAGGACTTGTGGCCTAATTTATTGTATGCTCTCCCAAATGATACTTTAAGAATGTCATTCTCTGATTCAGCAGGATGAATGTTTTTGGCCATTGTCATCTAACTGGTTTCCATTCATCAATCAGCTCTCAAATTAGTCTTCACGTATTCTTACACATTGTTGCAGGTATACCTACAAGCTTGGTCATAGATTGTACAATGGCTCTTATATATGGAGTCAGTCATACACCTTCAGAGCATCTCCTTACCCTGGACAAGATTCTTTACAGCGTGTTGTCATTTTTGGTGATATGGGAAAGGTAACTATTTTATTTCATACGTGATTTCAGAAATTGAAATTTGACTTCCATTTGTATGAGATAAAGCTAGTGTTTATGTTCTGATGCATTATATTTTCATCAGCTCATAAGATTTCTAATACAGCTCCATGTATTGAGTTGCTAAGTGTTATTGTTTTGAttgcttatgtctttcttttgttggAAGGTAAAGAATACTACCCTAATGATGATTGAAATGTGTGGTAATTCTCATGATGACTTGCATCCTAAGAAAACTCATTTACTTTCATGCCGTAGGAAGGAGTTGTGAGAATTCTtcatttcttttcattttatctGTGCTTTTAAACTTGAAGAAGGAATGACCCTCAAAAGTGGCTTTGGAGAAAGGCAAAATGAAAATTGAATGAATAACCCTCAATGTAGGATCTTGGGAGGGTTTAAACCAAAACAATGTCATCAGTTAAAACAATATTAGCTAGCTATCCACCTAATATCATTTAAGTTCTTGTCAATTAtaacaatatcatcaacaaataaaaTATACCAAGGAAGTCTATCTGATAGACTCTATCATGTATATGACTCGTAAGTTCATCTATTTTATTACCAATATGAAAAGGTAAGGACTCAATATGAATCCTCGATATAATCCCATATAAATAAGAAATTTACTAGACACTGTATTTTTTAAAGGAATGACTATACTATCATGCATATACTTTGTAacataaattattaatttcttttttaaaacCCTCCACAATAATCTCTATGAACATCATCATAAGTCTtctctaaatcaataaaaatcatatgcaattctttcttcttttctttttaattttccaTTGATTGTCTTAGTCAGTAAATAACTTTTGTTGTTCATCTTCTATGGAGAGAATCAGAGGTAGTATTGAGAGGATGATAGTAAAAGAATCAGATGGAGAAACAGGGAAGAGACGAATAAACTGTACAAGAGAGAAGGAATTCCGAAACATGACACTCAAGTATTTTTTGTGTGTTATCTCTCAGATAGATTTTTTGGTTGTTCTATATATGCAAGTTCGTTGATTGAAGAAACCCAGTGGTGATTGTTggtggaacataaaatttgaaCTACCTCTGACTATCTCTCCATCTCCTTCCTTTTcattttaattatctcttccaTCTTGGCTATTACATGATCATGAGATATGACAGTTCTACACTGTCAACGGCCTATATACAACCCTCCACCTTCTGGTTGCAGCTCCAGTCCTCTCCCTTATATGTGAATTGAGATGCCAATACACAATCtgattagagttttttttttttcttccatttatTGGCCCAGAAGTCAAATCAAGGTAAAATCATGAATATGATAGTTAACGTTGGCAAGGAAATAATTGTTCAATGTACTAATCTCATTAAAATTGCTTCGAGTAATTCTTTGACAGATCATGTGATAGGTGAGAGTATGCGATCTCAAAACAGATGTGAAAGCAATTGTAAAGTTTATAATGTAATTTTGCTTATTACTATTACAATAATGTATTCAGGCAGAGGCAGACGGTTCCAACGAGTATAACAATTACCAGCCAGGCTCACTTAATACTACATACCAGCTTATCAAGGACTTAAAGAATATTGACATAGTTTTCCATATTGGGGACCTATCTTATGCAAATGGTTATCTGTCACAATGGGATCAATTTACGGCACAAGTGGAACCAATTGCTTCAACTGTGCCTTATATGGTCGGAAGGTTAGTTCTATTGATATAAGCAATCCAATATAACTAATATGATAGTCATTTTCCCAGAATATAATCCTCTTATGCTCCTCTTTTGCAGTGGTAACCACGAACGAGATTGGCCTGGGACTGGATCCTTCTACGCCAATATGGATTCTGGTGGAGAATGTGGAGTTTTAGCTGAAACAATGTTTTATGTTCCTGCTGAAAATAGGCAAAAGTTCTGGTATATGACTTCAGAAAAGCAACTAAGTTTGGTTGTTTGAATACGTTGTTTCTTTTACAGGATAACTTTTAATAATATGACTGTCTATAAGCATTATATAATATTTGATCAGATTGAAATTAGAACAACTAGACAAATCATTCTGGATCTAACTGCTGTAATACTTGATTGTTGCACTGGTTATTTTTTTCCTCCTTCCTATTACTTGCATATAAGGAAAAAACCAATTCTTCTACATTGCTTTTGTTAAAAACTTATAAATATTGCCCATATCTTATTATTCTGGATGTCATTTTCTTCCTTCTATGCATATCTTTTGATGGTTGCACTGTGAATTGTGCTATAAGGCATTCATCAAATTGAGTTAACATATCAATGGATTCACAATTATTTACTGTTTTTTGATCACTTAAAAAATGGCATGTTAATTGCTGTTTGGTTTATACTTTCTGGCTTTCTGGTTGTGTTGTCTTTAAGCATGTGATTTGTCAGTTGTATAAACTTTGATATTATAATACTTCCCAGGTACAAAACAGATTTTGGCATGTTCCGCTTCTGTATAGTTGATACTGAGCATGATTGGAGACCGGGAACAGAACAATATAAATTTATTGAGCACTGTCTGTCAACAGCAGACAGGGAAAAACAGCCATGGCTGATCTTTCTCGCACATAGGGTGCTTGGTTATTCTTCTGGTGAATTTTATGGTATTGAAGGAACCTTCCAGGAGCCAATGGGGAGAGATAGCCTTCAAGAACTCTGGCAAAAGTATAAGGTTGACATTGCCTTGTATGGTCATGTCCATAACTATGAGAGAACATGCCCAATTTACCAGGTAAATATGTTAAACGAATTTTCTTGAACTGGTTGTGACTTGATTCCGCATGCAATGTTGGTTTGATAGTTGATAGTCTGAACTATCAAGGATGTTATTGTTTGATTGAGTTGATACCCTTCTTTTTGAATACATGATTCTTATCTTGGTTACAGAGTACATGTGTCCGTGAAGCTGCACACCATTACACTGGTCCCTTTGAAGCAACCACCCATGTTGTTGTTGGAGGTGGAGGTTCCAGCCTTGCTAAATTTACCCCTCTCCGGACTAGATGGAGTTACTATCAAGACTACGACTTCGGGTTTGTGAAATTGACCGCTTTCAACCAGTCGACGCTGTTGCTCGAGTACAAGAAAAGCAGAGATGGTTTGGTGTATGATTACTTCACAATAACACGTGATTATCGTGACATATTGGATTGCGCTGTGGACAGCTGTTCAAAGACATCCATGTCTAGTTGAGCAGGCCCCTTGATTGCACTAGTATATTGAAGGCTGTTGACAATATCTGTATATGAGGTGAAGCAAATGAATGATTACAGAGGAGCATCCTGTGTATTAATGTCATATATTGACTACCAGGCAAAACTTGGATGATCCAAGAATACCTCATTGTTTAAATGATTTAATTTGTATATGAAGCTGGAAACTGTTATTAATGAGATTGTATCTATGGAAATATCTGCTTTGTGATTCCTGTGTCATTGTTATGCAGAATCCTCCCACTTCCAGACTCTGTGCATGGTCACTCTCAAGAAACTCATTGAATTCCATGACCAGCAAAGTCATGTCTCAATTTGGGTTGGAATCAGCTGTCCATGATAATGGATTTACAGTTTCTTTAAATGCAATGGACAAATTGATTGGATTCACCTCTCAGTTCCCATATGAGTTAAAATTCTAGGATCCTTCATTCAAGCAGATCAAAAAAATTTCATTGAATTAGTTGGAAAAGTCTTGAAAAGTATGTTAGGGGgggcaaaaaaaagaaagaaaaaaaaaaatccttacatGGACATCTCTAGTAGCCATGCAATCCTTCTGAGATGTTAATTGATGTGTAGCAATCATTATTCATATGCT
The DNA window shown above is from Musa acuminata AAA Group cultivar baxijiao chromosome BXJ2-4, Cavendish_Baxijiao_AAA, whole genome shotgun sequence and carries:
- the LOC103982149 gene encoding probable inactive purple acid phosphatase 27 isoform X1 codes for the protein MGNENESSPSTAICAADPVVKKLIALKHPNSIPGDVLTCSSCLIQSLPAMRSHGLILLAIVLALYCCSTTGHNGEQPLSKIAIRKTTLATTVAARIRASPLVLGLQGQTSEWVTVKFSHPNPSNDDWVGVFSPANFSATTCEKENFREYEPLLCTAPIKYQYANYKNDDYNKTGRGSLKLQLINQRADFSFVLFSGGISNPKLVAVSNTISFANPKAPVYPRLAQGKSWNEMAVTWTSGYSTEEAVPFVEWGELGGPQIRSAAGTLTFSRAHMCDSPARTVGWRDPGFIHTSFLKDLWPNLLYTYKLGHRLYNGSYIWSQSYTFRASPYPGQDSLQRVVIFGDMGKAEADGSNEYNNYQPGSLNTTYQLIKDLKNIDIVFHIGDLSYANGYLSQWDQFTAQVEPIASTVPYMVGSGNHERDWPGTGSFYANMDSGGECGVLAETMFYVPAENRQKFWYKTDFGMFRFCIVDTEHDWRPGTEQYKFIEHCLSTADREKQPWLIFLAHRVLGYSSGEFYGIEGTFQEPMGRDSLQELWQKYKVDIALYGHVHNYERTCPIYQSTCVREAAHHYTGPFEATTHVVVGGGGSSLAKFTPLRTRWSYYQDYDFGFVKLTAFNQSTLLLEYKKSRDGLVYDYFTITRDYRDILDCAVDSCSKTSMSS
- the LOC103982149 gene encoding probable inactive purple acid phosphatase 27 isoform X2, encoding MRSHGLILLAIVLALYCCSTTGHNGEQPLSKIAIRKTTLATTVAARIRASPLVLGLQGQTSEWVTVKFSHPNPSNDDWVGVFSPANFSATTCEKENFREYEPLLCTAPIKYQYANYKNDDYNKTGRGSLKLQLINQRADFSFVLFSGGISNPKLVAVSNTISFANPKAPVYPRLAQGKSWNEMAVTWTSGYSTEEAVPFVEWGELGGPQIRSAAGTLTFSRAHMCDSPARTVGWRDPGFIHTSFLKDLWPNLLYTYKLGHRLYNGSYIWSQSYTFRASPYPGQDSLQRVVIFGDMGKAEADGSNEYNNYQPGSLNTTYQLIKDLKNIDIVFHIGDLSYANGYLSQWDQFTAQVEPIASTVPYMVGSGNHERDWPGTGSFYANMDSGGECGVLAETMFYVPAENRQKFWYKTDFGMFRFCIVDTEHDWRPGTEQYKFIEHCLSTADREKQPWLIFLAHRVLGYSSGEFYGIEGTFQEPMGRDSLQELWQKYKVDIALYGHVHNYERTCPIYQSTCVREAAHHYTGPFEATTHVVVGGGGSSLAKFTPLRTRWSYYQDYDFGFVKLTAFNQSTLLLEYKKSRDGLVYDYFTITRDYRDILDCAVDSCSKTSMSS